Proteins from one Aspergillus nidulans FGSC A4 chromosome VIII genomic window:
- a CDS encoding uncharacterized protein (transcript_id=CADANIAT00001382) — MSRGIRFLSSLRRSDPRFFTSSNHSNNPALANTASFSKVSQSGAFCLGVREIGIVQLGLTTQWARPSVSALRTDASIAVNAVLTSAFFLLSLLSYAEHNFSTPPSFLLNVYLFITLLFDIAKTRTLWLWHIGGTSQIIAILTSVTVGLKLFLLFLESSDKRSILRDEYKAYPPEATGGIFNRIFFWWLNPLFRQGLSQSLAVEDLFVLDKQLSSKRLHLALEAAWNKGIYGA; from the exons ATGTCGAGGGGGATTCgatttctctcttctcttcgaaGAAGTGATCCTAGGTTCTTTACCTCTAGCAATCATAGCAATAATCCTGCCTTGGCGAATACGGCATCTTTTTCGAAAGTCTCGCAGAGTGGTGCCTTCTGCCTTGGAGTACGCGAAATTG GGATTGTGCAGTTGGGCTTAACGACACAATGGGCACGCCCGtcagtctcagccttgcgGACCGATGCCTCTATTGCTGTCAACGCCGTCTTGAcctccgccttcttcctaCTTAGCCTCCTCTCGTACGCCGAACACAACTTCTCTACCCCAccatccttcctcctcaatgtCTACCTTTTTATCACTCTTCTTTTCGACATAGCAAAAACGAGGACGCTTTGGCTCTGGCATATTGGAGGCACTAGCCAGATAATTGCGATCTTGACATCTGTTACTGTTGGCCTCAAACTCTTCCTACTCTTTCTCGAATCCTCCGACAAAAGGTCGATACTGCGCGATGAATACAAGGCCTATCCACCGGAAGCAACCGGGGGGATATTCAACAGAATATTTTTCTGGTGGTTGAATCCATTATTCCGGCAGGGTCTGTCGCAGTCTCTCGCGGTCGAAGATCTTTTTGTTCTCGACAAACAACTATCCTCAAAGCGTTTACACTTGGCTCTAGAAGCAGCTTGGAATAAGGGTATCTACGGAGCTTGA